The following proteins are encoded in a genomic region of Lentimicrobiaceae bacterium:
- a CDS encoding DNA polymerase III subunit gamma/tau, whose translation MDNFIVSARKYRPVTFDTVIGQKSITNTLKNAINNKQLAQAFLFCGPRGVGKTTCARILAKTINCENLSENAEPCNQCPSCLSFNTSASFNIHELDAASNNSVDDIRSLVEQVRIPPQIGKYKVYIIDEVHMLSASAFNAFLKTLEEPPAYAKFILATTEKHKILPTILSRCQIFDFRRLTVDDIVSQLAYVALHEHVNTEPDALHTIAQKADGAMRDALSIFDQIVSSTNNQLTYEAVIENLNVLDYEYYFRTTDYAINGDISNCLLILNEIIENGFDGQHFLVGLGEHLRNLLVCKDEATLKLLEVSSGVKSRYAQQSAKSGLSFLIPALEMVNKCDVNYKASNSKRLSIELLLMQLCNLHPNPTINQPVQQKQQGKPEVPAPQILREENKIEAGHPVTTKLISPETAQTTVGATNVAMPDTGISITRNMQQSPAVKKVEETQENYNVCKDFTQKEMEQAWKTFADSIAEENPNFFATLTKKKPKLKENYCIELQIDNKIQEDEIFQRKPELLGFLHKTLNNNKIQITILITKSEDTIRPYTPIEKLNALAEKNPLIKKFKEDHSLELDF comes from the coding sequence ATGGATAATTTCATTGTATCGGCACGAAAATACCGTCCCGTCACTTTCGACACAGTAATAGGACAGAAATCTATCACCAATACACTCAAAAATGCGATAAACAACAAACAGTTAGCCCAGGCATTTTTGTTTTGCGGACCTCGTGGAGTTGGCAAAACCACCTGTGCTCGTATCTTAGCCAAAACCATCAATTGCGAAAATCTTTCTGAAAACGCCGAGCCCTGTAACCAGTGTCCCTCCTGCCTTTCGTTCAATACGTCAGCCTCATTTAATATTCACGAGTTGGATGCAGCATCCAATAACTCTGTTGACGATATCCGCAGCCTGGTAGAGCAGGTGCGTATTCCTCCGCAAATCGGGAAATACAAAGTGTACATCATTGATGAAGTGCACATGCTTTCGGCTTCCGCTTTTAATGCATTTCTGAAAACGCTGGAAGAGCCCCCTGCTTATGCAAAATTTATATTAGCCACTACCGAAAAACACAAAATCCTTCCCACCATATTATCGCGCTGTCAGATTTTCGACTTTCGCAGGTTGACTGTTGATGATATTGTTAGTCAGTTGGCTTACGTAGCACTCCATGAACACGTGAATACTGAGCCTGATGCATTGCATACCATAGCTCAAAAGGCGGACGGAGCCATGCGGGATGCGCTTTCTATTTTTGACCAGATTGTAAGTTCAACCAATAACCAACTTACCTACGAAGCTGTAATTGAAAACCTGAATGTACTTGATTATGAATATTATTTCCGAACCACGGATTATGCCATCAACGGTGATATTTCCAACTGCCTGCTCATTTTAAATGAAATAATTGAAAATGGCTTTGATGGACAACATTTTCTTGTCGGATTGGGTGAACACCTCCGCAACCTGTTAGTGTGTAAAGACGAAGCTACCCTAAAACTACTCGAAGTAAGCTCGGGGGTAAAAAGCCGCTATGCACAGCAATCAGCCAAAAGCGGGTTATCTTTCCTGATTCCGGCACTCGAAATGGTAAACAAATGCGATGTTAACTATAAAGCGAGCAATAGCAAACGTTTAAGCATTGAATTGCTGCTTATGCAACTCTGCAATCTGCACCCCAACCCTACCATTAATCAGCCGGTACAGCAAAAACAGCAAGGTAAGCCGGAAGTACCTGCGCCACAAATACTGAGGGAAGAGAATAAAATTGAAGCTGGGCATCCTGTTACAACGAAGCTCATTTCGCCCGAAACTGCCCAAACAACTGTAGGGGCTACCAATGTTGCCATGCCGGATACGGGAATATCCATTACCCGGAATATGCAGCAAAGCCCTGCGGTAAAAAAAGTGGAGGAAACACAGGAAAACTACAACGTTTGCAAAGATTTTACTCAGAAAGAAATGGAACAAGCCTGGAAAACTTTTGCAGATAGTATTGCCGAAGAAAATCCGAATTTCTTTGCAACACTCACAAAGAAAAAACCTAAGCTGAAAGAAAACTATTGCATTGAATTGCAAATTGACAATAAAATCCAGGAAGATGAAATTTTTCAACGCAAACCCGAACTTTTGGGATTTTTACATAAAACATTAAATAATAACAAAATACAAATAACAATACTAATAACAAAATCGGAAGACACCATCAGACCCTACACCCCGATAGAAAAATTAAATGCCCTTGCCGAAAAAAACCCGTTAATCAAAAAATTTAAGGAAGACCATTCCCTTGAACTTGATTTTTAA
- a CDS encoding polysaccharide deacetylase family protein has translation MFLSFLYLGGSFCMAMILVYVSKQSQRCKYIFNLIFSGLVGINVRLTTSKEEFAGFEGPKINYSGELFEDAIFFEPAPLLFESGIRNQNVKLVEYKNIPCLFPVFDKHSSLPFDPFAAAFYMVSRYEEYFPFIKDKYDRYVASQSIASQKHFLQKPVVNYWAEMVKEIVNNYYPALKFRQKKYQFIPTIDIDAAYAFRLKGFVRNSGGFLKSLADRNFSEFFQRARVLSGLEKDPFDTYDYQFTLQKKYNLKPVYFILFADYGYNDKNISVGNIKFQYLLKTIADYAPVGIHPSFGSNFHPEKLEQEVANLSAVLKCEITKSRQHFLMLNFPATYRNLINLDIADDYSMGYASQIGFRAGIADTFPFYDLDSDTATHLQIHPFAVMDGTLADYLQIHVDEALQKIKPLIDETKAVKGTFMSIWHNVSLSNQGKWKDWRNVYEEMIQYALP, from the coding sequence ATGTTTCTATCTTTTTTATATCTTGGTGGCTCTTTTTGTATGGCTATGATTCTCGTATATGTTTCAAAACAATCGCAACGTTGCAAGTATATCTTTAACCTGATATTCTCTGGTTTAGTTGGTATTAACGTTAGGTTAACTACTTCCAAAGAAGAATTTGCCGGATTTGAAGGCCCTAAAATTAATTATTCTGGTGAACTCTTTGAGGATGCAATATTTTTTGAGCCTGCACCTTTATTGTTTGAGTCCGGAATCCGCAACCAGAATGTAAAATTGGTTGAATATAAAAATATTCCATGTCTTTTTCCGGTTTTCGACAAACATTCTTCTTTGCCTTTTGATCCATTTGCCGCAGCTTTTTACATGGTATCGCGCTACGAAGAGTATTTCCCGTTTATTAAAGATAAATATGACAGGTATGTTGCCAGCCAGAGTATTGCCAGCCAAAAACACTTTCTGCAAAAACCTGTGGTGAACTATTGGGCTGAAATGGTAAAAGAGATTGTAAATAACTACTATCCTGCGTTGAAATTCCGGCAAAAAAAATACCAATTTATACCCACGATTGATATTGATGCAGCGTATGCGTTCCGGCTAAAAGGGTTTGTGAGAAATAGTGGAGGCTTTTTAAAGTCGCTTGCTGACCGTAACTTTTCTGAATTTTTTCAACGTGCAAGGGTATTGTCGGGTCTGGAAAAAGATCCTTTTGATACATATGATTATCAATTTACATTGCAAAAAAAATACAACCTAAAACCTGTTTATTTTATACTTTTTGCTGATTATGGCTACAATGATAAAAATATTTCTGTCGGAAATATAAAATTCCAGTATCTGTTAAAAACCATTGCCGATTATGCCCCTGTGGGTATTCACCCTTCATTCGGATCCAATTTTCATCCTGAAAAACTGGAACAGGAAGTCGCCAATCTTTCAGCGGTGCTTAAGTGTGAAATTACCAAAAGCAGGCAACATTTTCTTATGCTTAATTTTCCGGCAACTTACCGTAATCTTATTAATCTTGATATAGCCGATGATTATTCAATGGGATATGCTTCGCAAATTGGATTCAGGGCAGGAATTGCCGATACGTTCCCTTTCTATGACCTGGATTCTGACACTGCTACCCATTTGCAGATTCACCCTTTTGCAGTGATGGATGGTACACTTGCCGATTATCTGCAAATACACGTTGATGAGGCACTTCAAAAAATAAAACCCCTTATTGATGAAACGAAAGCAGTAAAGGGTACGTTCATGAGTATTTGGCATAATGTATCTTTGAGCAACCAGGGCAAATGGAAGGACTGGCGCAATGTTTATGAAGAAATGATACAATATGCATTGCCATAG
- the upp gene encoding uracil phosphoribosyltransferase encodes MVKNIGKNNTIFNQFIAEIRDAEIQKDSFRFRRNLERIGEIFAYEISKELNYTVKEVVTTLGTANVPVLTVAPVLATILRAGLPLHQGLLNFFDRSENGFVSAYRKYKKNGGFTIQVEYSSCPELTGKVLILSDPMLATGASMVATYKELLISGKPAHTHIVSVLACDEGIEYLKRNLPKNDYTLWVGAIDDELTAQAYIVPGLGDAGDLAFGKKAE; translated from the coding sequence ATGGTAAAGAACATCGGCAAGAACAATACAATTTTTAACCAGTTTATAGCAGAAATTCGTGATGCAGAAATACAAAAGGACAGTTTCCGCTTTCGCAGGAACCTGGAACGTATAGGCGAAATTTTTGCATATGAAATAAGTAAAGAATTAAATTATACGGTTAAAGAAGTTGTTACAACATTAGGGACTGCTAATGTTCCAGTACTAACTGTAGCGCCGGTACTTGCCACCATTTTGCGGGCGGGGTTGCCATTACACCAGGGTTTGCTCAACTTTTTCGACCGGTCAGAAAACGGATTCGTATCGGCATACCGAAAATATAAAAAAAACGGAGGATTTACTATCCAGGTTGAATATTCTTCCTGTCCGGAATTGACGGGAAAGGTACTCATTCTTTCAGATCCTATGTTGGCTACCGGTGCTTCGATGGTAGCTACTTACAAAGAATTGCTAATCAGTGGAAAACCCGCCCATACCCACATTGTGTCCGTACTTGCCTGCGACGAAGGAATTGAATACCTGAAACGCAATCTCCCGAAAAATGATTATACGTTATGGGTGGGCGCTATTGACGACGAACTTACTGCACAAGCCTATATTGTTCCCGGTTTGGGTGATGCGGGTGATCTTGCCTTTGGTAAAAAAGCTGAGTGA
- a CDS encoding ABC transporter permease, whose product MNNLVKENIKISLLSIRSHLLRTILTILIIAFGIMALVGILTAIDTIKYYLNDNFTMMGANTLTIRKRQMHMHMGNHSSNPKLYKSISYEDATNFKERYEFPSAVSIFIFASHTATVKYASVKSNPNIPVAGADENYLITSGNEIVKGRNFTPSEVYYGSNVVIVGSEIISTLFNNKNADAVDKIISIGAGKYKIIGVLKEKGSSIGFSSDKMCIISLNNVRQYFSKPDMSYSINITVNDPKNMEIAEGEAMSLFSVIRKVKPGSEISFDISKSDNLAKMLFENLKYLRLAATIIGLITLVGAAIGLMNIMLVSVKERTQEIGIRKAIGAKKRTIKRQFLIEAIVIAQLGGILGIFFGIIIGNSISLMIGSKFIIPWIWIISGVVLCFIVALISGIVPATKAANLDPIEALRYE is encoded by the coding sequence ATGAACAATCTGGTTAAAGAAAATATTAAAATATCTCTGCTTTCTATTCGTAGCCATTTGCTGCGAACCATACTTACTATTCTCATTATCGCTTTTGGCATTATGGCACTTGTAGGTATTTTAACTGCCATTGATACCATAAAATATTACCTGAATGACAATTTTACCATGATGGGAGCCAATACTCTTACCATCCGTAAAAGGCAAATGCATATGCATATGGGAAATCATTCGAGCAATCCAAAGCTGTACAAAAGCATTTCCTACGAAGATGCAACTAATTTTAAGGAGAGGTACGAATTTCCATCGGCAGTCTCAATTTTTATTTTTGCTTCCCATACTGCCACTGTAAAATATGCATCCGTTAAGTCCAATCCGAATATTCCTGTAGCCGGAGCGGATGAAAATTATTTGATAACATCGGGTAACGAAATTGTGAAGGGAAGAAATTTTACACCCTCCGAGGTGTATTATGGGTCAAACGTTGTAATTGTGGGAAGTGAAATTATTTCTACACTTTTTAATAACAAAAATGCAGATGCTGTTGATAAGATAATATCCATAGGTGCCGGGAAATATAAAATCATTGGAGTATTGAAGGAAAAAGGGTCGAGTATTGGTTTCAGCAGCGATAAAATGTGCATAATTTCATTAAATAATGTAAGACAGTATTTTTCAAAGCCCGACATGTCTTATTCCATCAACATTACCGTAAACGATCCCAAAAACATGGAAATAGCAGAGGGGGAAGCGATGAGCTTGTTCAGCGTGATAAGAAAAGTTAAACCCGGCAGTGAAATTAGTTTTGACATCTCAAAAAGTGATAACCTTGCTAAAATGCTTTTTGAAAACCTGAAATATCTTAGGCTGGCGGCTACCATTATTGGACTTATCACCCTGGTGGGTGCAGCTATCGGGTTGATGAACATTATGTTGGTTTCTGTTAAAGAGCGTACTCAGGAAATTGGTATCCGCAAAGCTATAGGTGCTAAAAAGCGAACTATTAAACGGCAATTTCTAATCGAAGCCATTGTAATTGCCCAGTTGGGAGGAATACTGGGGATATTTTTTGGAATAATAATCGGGAACTCCATATCGCTGATGATTGGCAGTAAATTTATTATCCCCTGGATTTGGATAATTTCGGGTGTTGTGCTTTGTTTTATTGTCGCACTGATTTCCGGGATTGTGCCCGCCACTAAAGCCGCCAATCTCGATCCTATTGAAGCACTCAGGTATGAGTAA
- a CDS encoding alpha-amylase family glycosyl hydrolase, whose product MKKLITFPGIFFILFFAHSTVQSQPLVWTEPAFPTDSDHVIVYFDASMGSGGLAGYTGDIYAHTGVITENSTSGSDWKYVISDWGVNIPKAKLTCIGTDLYSLDITPIIRSFYGVPTGEKILKMAFVFRSGVQVGGSWLEGKTNTGGDIFIDIYESGLNVSIENPAQSMFVNLNETIPVKAVAIDADSMILYVNGIREKAVASNLITDTINASNYGKFWIKVVAFNSTDRKSDSVYFYVLSTPTVADPPQGTAEGINYINDSTVILLLYAPSKEFVFVIGDFNNWEADSSGFMNKTSDGNTYWIQINNLQASKEYIFQYWVDGQILIGDPYADKVSDPWNDQHIDNATYPNLVSYPAGKTSGIATVLQTAQTPFAWQVTNFTPPAVTDLVIYEILIRDFTAEHTYQSVIDTLPYLKRLGINAIELMPFSEFEGNSSWGYNPNYYFAPDKYYGTKNSLKSLIDECHRNGIAVIQDMVLNHSFGTSPLVMLYWDAANNHPATDNPWFNTIAKHDYNVGYDMNHESLATQNFVKKVVTYWLEEYNVDGFRFDLSKGFTQKNTLGNTSAWGQYDATRIAIWNRYNNDVKAVKPNAYVILEHFADNSEETELANNGMMLWGNSNYNYCQASMGWISTSDLSWASYKNRGWNQPNLVSYMESHDEERVMYKNITYGNTSNSSYNIKDMTIALQRQQLTGAFFFTIPGPKMIWQFGEMGYDYSINWPSLTSNDRLTPKPPRWDYMNDFRRNYLNKFWSALISLKKEHAALKSTDFSMSVAGAVKTILINHSEMNLRVIGNFDVIQQTASVNFGTGNWWYDYFAGDSLQVTGTTAFITLQPGEFRIYTTKKLAKPEIGTGISDFIPNGEVVVYPNPSSTIFYFAVEEKAIRNYNLIIYNSMGEKIAEVSGAHLLPLQWNAATYNNGVYFYRLQTDKKVQSGVLVKN is encoded by the coding sequence ATGAAAAAACTAATTACTTTTCCCGGTATATTTTTTATTCTGTTTTTTGCACACTCAACCGTTCAATCCCAGCCGTTAGTATGGACAGAGCCTGCTTTTCCGACAGATAGCGACCATGTTATTGTATATTTTGACGCCTCAATGGGCAGCGGCGGCCTTGCTGGATATACTGGTGATATATATGCACATACTGGTGTTATTACTGAAAACAGCACATCCGGAAGTGACTGGAAATATGTAATTTCAGATTGGGGGGTAAATATCCCAAAGGCAAAACTTACATGTATTGGCACTGACCTGTATTCTCTTGATATTACACCTATTATAAGAAGTTTTTATGGAGTTCCTACCGGTGAAAAAATATTGAAAATGGCATTTGTTTTTCGCAGTGGAGTGCAGGTTGGAGGTAGCTGGCTCGAAGGGAAAACTAATACCGGCGGAGATATTTTTATAGATATTTATGAATCAGGATTGAATGTAAGTATTGAAAATCCGGCACAATCAATGTTCGTAAATCTCAATGAAACCATACCCGTGAAAGCCGTAGCCATAGATGCTGACAGCATGATACTGTATGTAAACGGTATTCGCGAAAAGGCAGTAGCAAGTAACCTGATTACCGATACTATAAATGCTTCAAATTACGGAAAATTTTGGATAAAAGTTGTAGCTTTCAATTCTACGGATAGAAAGTCAGATTCAGTGTATTTCTATGTATTGTCCACTCCCACTGTAGCAGACCCTCCACAGGGAACTGCCGAAGGAATTAATTATATAAACGACTCTACAGTAATACTTTTATTATACGCACCATCAAAAGAATTTGTATTTGTAATCGGTGATTTTAACAACTGGGAAGCCGATTCCTCAGGTTTTATGAACAAAACTTCTGATGGCAATACATATTGGATACAAATCAATAACTTACAGGCAAGCAAAGAATATATTTTTCAATATTGGGTTGATGGGCAAATACTTATCGGCGACCCCTATGCCGACAAAGTCAGTGACCCATGGAACGACCAACATATTGATAATGCTACTTATCCCAACCTGGTATCCTACCCTGCAGGGAAAACATCAGGAATAGCCACGGTTTTGCAAACTGCACAAACTCCCTTTGCCTGGCAAGTAACAAATTTTACGCCTCCCGCAGTTACCGATCTGGTTATTTACGAGATATTAATCCGGGATTTTACAGCGGAACATACCTACCAATCAGTTATTGACACTCTACCCTACCTGAAACGGCTCGGAATTAATGCCATTGAATTAATGCCTTTTAGTGAATTTGAGGGAAACAGCAGTTGGGGATACAATCCTAATTATTATTTTGCCCCCGACAAATACTACGGAACAAAAAACTCCCTGAAAAGCCTTATTGATGAATGCCATCGTAATGGAATAGCAGTAATTCAGGATATGGTTTTGAATCATTCTTTCGGCACCTCTCCCCTGGTTATGCTTTACTGGGATGCCGCTAATAACCATCCTGCCACCGACAATCCATGGTTCAATACAATAGCAAAACATGATTATAATGTTGGTTACGACATGAACCACGAAAGTTTGGCAACGCAGAATTTTGTAAAAAAAGTCGTTACTTACTGGTTAGAAGAATACAATGTTGACGGATTTCGTTTCGATTTGTCAAAAGGATTTACACAGAAAAACACTTTAGGAAACACAAGTGCATGGGGACAATACGATGCCACGCGCATTGCCATCTGGAATCGTTACAATAACGATGTCAAAGCTGTAAAACCCAATGCCTATGTCATTCTCGAACATTTTGCCGATAACAGCGAAGAAACCGAACTTGCTAACAATGGCATGATGCTGTGGGGAAATTCTAACTATAATTACTGTCAAGCAAGCATGGGATGGATTTCCACTTCCGACCTTTCATGGGCTTCGTATAAAAACCGCGGCTGGAACCAGCCAAACCTGGTTTCATACATGGAAAGCCACGACGAAGAACGCGTAATGTATAAAAATATCACCTATGGCAACACCAGCAATTCATCCTACAATATTAAAGATATGACAATTGCCTTGCAAAGGCAACAGCTAACCGGAGCTTTCTTTTTTACAATTCCGGGTCCTAAAATGATCTGGCAATTCGGTGAAATGGGCTATGATTATTCTATCAACTGGCCTTCACTTACTTCTAACGACAGGCTGACACCCAAACCTCCACGTTGGGATTACATGAATGATTTCCGCAGAAATTACCTTAATAAATTTTGGAGTGCACTCATAAGTTTGAAAAAAGAACATGCAGCTCTTAAAAGCACCGATTTTTCAATGTCGGTGGCTGGTGCCGTGAAAACCATTTTAATTAATCATTCCGAAATGAACCTAAGGGTTATAGGCAATTTTGATGTTATACAGCAAACCGCTTCGGTTAACTTTGGTACCGGCAACTGGTGGTACGACTATTTTGCCGGAGATTCGTTGCAGGTAACAGGGACTACAGCTTTTATTACCCTTCAACCCGGTGAATTCCGGATTTATACCACTAAAAAACTTGCCAAACCCGAAATCGGAACTGGTATTTCTGATTTTATACCCAATGGCGAAGTGGTGGTGTATCCCAACCCCTCTTCTACCATTTTTTACTTTGCAGTTGAAGAAAAAGCCATCCGGAATTACAACCTCATAATTTACAATAGTATGGGTGAAAAAATTGCCGAGGTCAGCGGAGCACACCTTTTACCATTGCAATGGAATGCCGCTACATATAATAATGGAGTATATTTTTACAGGTTGCAAACAGACAAAAAAGTACAGAGCGGAGTCCTGGTAAAAAATTAA
- a CDS encoding glycogen-binding domain-containing protein: MFFLLFAGFYAKAQHLPDNICHVNNGKLVFTINLNWTDEQIHELSQTYELDSTVISSTFKELPSFTVNGIVWTTKIIKNNIIELSKELSPPFPPSVPANQIMKFDIPVLDENWIKKVASTTTDNTVYGINNLTNAKYFSYINDTATFFLYGYTYAREMFISGSFNNWSTRQSAMALTDSGWRISLTMKPGKYAYKFIADGNWLRDPNNKLKENDTYGGNNSIVFCYNYTFRLKGYTQAGKVILTGSFNNWNTKELKMQRNAEGWELPIFLKEGTHAYKFIVDKEWITDPDNKIIHSDGKGNVNSFIGIGDTLVFRLQGYQNALRVALTGSFNGWNPNELFMEKINNEWVLPYVMAAGNHEYKFCVDGKWITDPDNPVTIGKGDMMNSVIAFKPNYTFKLNHYADAREVIVTGSFNGWRTDGYRMKFINGIWEIPVFLAPGKYIYKFIVDGKWITDPDNQYWEGNEYNTGNSVLWIEP; encoded by the coding sequence ATGTTTTTCCTCTTATTTGCAGGATTTTATGCAAAGGCACAGCATCTGCCTGATAATATCTGCCATGTAAATAACGGAAAACTGGTTTTTACCATAAACCTGAATTGGACAGACGAACAAATACACGAACTTAGCCAGACTTACGAACTCGACAGTACTGTAATTTCATCAACATTTAAAGAATTGCCTTCTTTTACCGTTAATGGAATAGTTTGGACAACTAAAATTATAAAAAACAACATAATAGAGCTTTCCAAAGAACTTAGTCCACCTTTTCCACCTTCTGTTCCTGCCAATCAGATTATGAAATTTGACATACCGGTATTAGATGAAAATTGGATAAAAAAAGTAGCATCAACAACTACCGACAACACAGTATATGGCATTAACAATTTGACTAATGCAAAGTATTTTAGCTATATAAACGACACAGCTACTTTTTTTCTTTACGGATATACCTATGCCAGGGAGATGTTTATCTCCGGTTCGTTTAACAACTGGAGCACAAGACAAAGTGCCATGGCCCTTACAGATTCCGGCTGGCGGATAAGCTTAACAATGAAACCAGGCAAATATGCTTACAAATTTATTGCCGATGGAAACTGGCTGCGCGATCCCAACAACAAACTGAAAGAAAATGACACCTACGGAGGAAATAACTCAATAGTGTTTTGCTACAACTATACCTTCCGGCTTAAAGGATACACACAGGCAGGAAAAGTCATTCTTACCGGTAGTTTTAATAACTGGAATACCAAAGAACTAAAAATGCAGCGAAACGCCGAAGGATGGGAGCTACCCATCTTTCTGAAAGAAGGTACACATGCTTATAAATTTATCGTTGATAAAGAATGGATTACCGATCCTGACAATAAAATAATCCATTCCGATGGAAAAGGCAATGTTAACTCCTTTATAGGAATTGGTGATACATTGGTATTCCGGTTGCAAGGTTATCAAAATGCTTTGCGTGTTGCGCTTACTGGTAGTTTTAATGGTTGGAACCCTAATGAATTATTTATGGAAAAAATAAATAACGAATGGGTGCTCCCTTATGTTATGGCAGCCGGTAATCATGAATACAAATTCTGCGTTGATGGAAAATGGATTACTGACCCCGATAATCCGGTTACTATTGGTAAAGGCGATATGATGAATTCAGTAATAGCTTTTAAACCTAATTATACTTTTAAACTAAACCATTATGCCGACGCCCGTGAAGTGATTGTTACCGGCAGTTTTAACGGGTGGAGAACCGACGGCTACAGGATGAAATTTATAAATGGGATATGGGAAATACCTGTATTCCTTGCTCCAGGTAAATATATTTATAAATTTATAGTAGACGGAAAATGGATCACCGACCCCGATAATCAATACTGGGAAGGAAATGAATACAATACCGGTAATTCGGTGCTGTGGATCGAACCGTAA
- a CDS encoding pepsin/retropepsin-like aspartic protease family protein: MIFRLKKYIYALIITCLIIFFSSFSRTVTIDESLPLIASFVKSPAQLHFNTISYDPSPSGNFLTLTIPMKHAGRLLLIEANIDGQTGNLVFDTGATDLVLNKTYFRDYMAISNENAGGITGAAGEVNRTIVGKVQISDLFYENVNASIANLAHIENRKGIKILGLLGLNMIKKFEMLIDLQKGKLRLTRLDKKGNSMVENQALHFDLVHKIKETNNIMLINANVSGKTLNFCLDTGAESNVLNSYAPKKVFNSVSIIRRSNLSGAGSQNSEVLLGVMKDFSIGNKKISGMQTIITNLSALSDVYGIQIDGMLGYDFFEKGVFCINLAKKEMGICFSKEKEAE; the protein is encoded by the coding sequence ATGATTTTTCGTTTGAAAAAATATATTTATGCACTAATTATCACCTGTTTAATTATATTTTTTTCTTCTTTTTCCAGAACGGTTACAATAGATGAAAGCCTTCCCTTGATTGCATCTTTTGTAAAAAGCCCCGCCCAGTTGCATTTTAATACAATTTCCTACGATCCAAGTCCATCAGGTAATTTTCTTACTTTAACCATACCAATGAAACATGCAGGCAGGTTATTGCTCATTGAAGCCAATATTGACGGGCAAACCGGTAATCTGGTTTTTGATACAGGAGCTACCGATTTGGTTCTTAATAAAACTTATTTTCGTGATTACATGGCTATTAGCAATGAAAATGCCGGAGGAATAACCGGTGCAGCCGGAGAAGTAAACCGTACAATTGTGGGAAAGGTGCAAATTTCAGATTTGTTTTATGAGAATGTCAATGCGAGCATCGCTAATTTAGCCCATATCGAGAACCGTAAAGGCATAAAAATTCTGGGATTGTTGGGATTGAACATGATAAAAAAATTTGAAATGCTGATTGATTTACAAAAAGGCAAACTCAGGCTTACACGTCTCGATAAAAAGGGCAACAGCATGGTAGAAAATCAGGCACTTCATTTCGATCTTGTCCATAAAATAAAGGAAACCAATAATATTATGCTGATTAATGCAAATGTAAGTGGAAAAACACTAAATTTTTGTCTCGACACAGGCGCTGAATCCAACGTATTAAATTCATATGCTCCCAAAAAAGTTTTTAATAGCGTCAGCATCATCCGCAGATCAAATTTAAGTGGAGCCGGAAGTCAGAATTCAGAAGTACTCCTGGGTGTAATGAAGGATTTTTCGATAGGAAACAAAAAAATTTCAGGAATGCAAACTATCATAACAAACCTTTCGGCTCTTTCAGATGTTTATGGAATACAAATTGACGGAATGCTGGGTTACGATTTTTTTGAAAAAGGTGTTTTTTGCATTAATTTAGCAAAAAAAGAAATGGGGATATGTTTTAGCAAAGAAAAAGAAGCTGAATAA